In the Deinococcus yavapaiensis KR-236 genome, one interval contains:
- a CDS encoding intradiol ring-cleavage dioxygenase, producing the protein MDNDDQQVGQVLSRRRALQLLGLSAGGTAVGAGLYGWWFFTGRNSAGTTGAKSLPGCVVRPAQIEGPYFVSNELNRRDIRANTSGGAVQDGVPLTLEFVVSRVALNTCEPRANVKIDVWQCDALGVYSGVADNADQFDTRGQDFLRGYQLTDANGKASFRTIYPGWYAGRSVHLHFSMSVITDGKVTGEFTTQLYFPDSITDVVHARAPYNTKGQRDRLNSTDILYRNGGSQLLLDLKGSLTEGYTATFDVGLNI; encoded by the coding sequence ATGGACAATGATGATCAACAAGTTGGCCAGGTGCTGAGTCGCCGCCGTGCCCTGCAACTGCTCGGTCTGAGTGCGGGGGGCACGGCGGTCGGTGCGGGCTTGTATGGCTGGTGGTTCTTCACGGGCAGGAACAGCGCCGGCACGACTGGGGCCAAAAGCTTGCCGGGTTGCGTGGTCCGCCCAGCTCAGATCGAGGGCCCGTACTTCGTCTCCAATGAACTCAACCGCCGCGACATCCGCGCCAACACGAGTGGCGGGGCCGTTCAGGATGGCGTTCCCCTCACCCTGGAGTTCGTGGTGTCCCGCGTGGCACTCAACACCTGCGAGCCTCGTGCGAATGTCAAGATCGACGTGTGGCAGTGCGACGCGCTGGGCGTGTACAGCGGCGTAGCGGACAACGCCGATCAGTTCGACACTCGCGGGCAGGACTTCCTGCGCGGGTATCAGCTCACCGACGCGAACGGGAAGGCCTCGTTTCGCACCATCTATCCCGGCTGGTACGCCGGGCGCTCCGTGCACCTGCACTTCAGCATGAGTGTGATCACCGACGGGAAGGTCACCGGGGAGTTCACGACGCAGCTCTACTTCCCGGACTCGATCACGGATGTCGTGCATGCCCGCGCGCCGTACAACACTAAGGGACAGCGAGACCGGCTGAACAGCACGGACATCCTCTACCGCAATGGTGGAAGCCAATTGCTGCTGGACCTCAAAGGCAGCCTCACGGAAGGGTACACCGCGACCTTCGACGTCGGCCTGAACATCTGA